The Paenibacillus macerans genome includes a window with the following:
- the hisI gene encoding phosphoribosyl-AMP cyclohydrolase: MTENQPLQYTCSIEELEKTIKWDSQGLVPAIVQDAAGKEVLMLAYMNRESLRKSLETGQTWFWSRSRGELWNKGATSGNTQRIAALRYDCDGDTLLVEVHANGPACHTGENTCFYRTAATADVGGAVASVAGAGTAEGATMSAVSGAAPQWAGSGEGSSGPGDSLASQANGLDRFAVLAELEQLIAERYEQRPEGAYTTYLFEKGLDKILKKVGEETAESIIAAKNGDNDELRYEVSDLIYHLLVLLRERGLPLDEIMRELERRHERPRRD; this comes from the coding sequence ATGACGGAAAATCAACCGTTGCAATATACATGTTCGATCGAAGAACTGGAGAAAACGATCAAATGGGACAGCCAGGGGCTCGTTCCGGCGATCGTACAGGATGCGGCCGGCAAAGAGGTGCTGATGCTGGCGTATATGAACCGCGAGTCGCTGCGCAAATCGCTGGAGACGGGGCAAACCTGGTTTTGGAGCCGGTCCCGCGGAGAGCTGTGGAACAAAGGGGCGACTTCGGGCAACACGCAGCGGATTGCCGCGCTTCGCTACGACTGTGATGGCGATACGCTGCTGGTGGAAGTTCATGCGAACGGTCCGGCTTGCCATACCGGTGAAAATACTTGCTTTTACCGTACGGCGGCAACGGCGGACGTAGGTGGAGCAGTGGCGTCAGTAGCAGGAGCGGGGACAGCGGAGGGTGCAACAATGTCAGCGGTGTCCGGGGCAGCTCCTCAGTGGGCAGGCTCCGGGGAAGGCTCTAGCGGGCCCGGTGACAGCCTTGCGTCCCAGGCGAACGGCTTAGACCGTTTCGCGGTGCTCGCCGAGCTGGAGCAGCTGATCGCCGAGCGCTACGAGCAGCGGCCGGAAGGGGCTTACACGACTTATTTGTTCGAGAAAGGGCTCGACAAAATCCTTAAAAAGGTCGGCGAGGAAACGGCCGAGTCGATCATCGCGGCGAAAAACGGCGACAATGACGAGCTGCGGTACGAGGTGAGCGATTTGATTTACCACTTGCTCGTTCTGCTGCGTGAGCGGGGTTTGCCGCTGGACGAAATCATGCGGGAACTGGAGCGGCGCCATGAGCGTCCGCGCCGCGACTAA
- the hisH gene encoding imidazole glycerol phosphate synthase subunit HisH, with amino-acid sequence MRIAIVDYGMGNLHSVGKAVERLGYEGIVTGDEARVLAADGVLLPGVGAFGDAMEHLRASGLDAVVRQAAASGKPLLGICLGMQLLFDESEEHGRNEGLGLLPGRAVRFAGGAGLKVPHMGWNRLEFLQPENPLLAGLEEGHVYFVHSYHVLPERREDLLAVTDYGHPVTAIVGRGNVYGMQFHPEKSGQLGMALLRNFLALVERRAGSGAGSLRR; translated from the coding sequence ATGCGGATCGCAATCGTCGATTACGGCATGGGCAACCTGCACAGCGTGGGCAAAGCGGTGGAGCGCCTCGGCTACGAGGGGATCGTCACGGGCGACGAGGCGCGAGTTTTGGCAGCGGACGGCGTGCTGCTGCCGGGCGTCGGCGCTTTCGGCGACGCGATGGAGCATCTGCGCGCGTCGGGCCTGGACGCGGTGGTACGGCAGGCTGCTGCGAGCGGCAAACCGCTGCTCGGCATCTGCCTCGGGATGCAGCTGCTCTTCGACGAGAGCGAGGAGCATGGACGGAACGAGGGCCTGGGCTTGCTGCCGGGCAGGGCGGTGCGCTTTGCGGGCGGCGCGGGGTTGAAGGTGCCGCACATGGGCTGGAACCGGCTGGAATTCTTACAGCCGGAAAACCCGCTGCTCGCCGGGCTGGAGGAAGGGCACGTGTACTTCGTGCACTCCTACCATGTGCTGCCCGAGCGGCGGGAGGACCTGCTGGCCGTCACGGACTACGGCCACCCGGTCACGGCGATCGTCGGCCGCGGCAACGTGTACGGGATGCAGTTCCATCCCGAGAAAAGCGGCCAGCTTGGGATGGCGCTGCTGCGGAACTTTCTGGCGCTCGTGGAGCGCCGTGCCGGCAGCGGGGCGGGCAGCTTGCGGCGGTAG
- the hisA gene encoding 1-(5-phosphoribosyl)-5-[(5-phosphoribosylamino)methylideneamino]imidazole-4-carboxamide isomerase codes for MSSFTIYPAIDIRGGQCVRLVQGDYDRETVYNANPVEVAKSWEAQGGAFIHVVDLDGAKAGHPVNDELIGEIARSVQVPVQVGGGLRTLEDVKRLLALGVSRVILGTAAIEDRAFTEAVLGTYGDKAAIGIDARNGFVATRGWLETSEVQAEALAKELAGKGAETFIFTDISRDGMMQGPNVEAILSLAKASGKTVIASGGVTVQDDLLRLAAHANEGVGGAIVGKALYTGNFELVQAIAAIQALK; via the coding sequence ATGTCATCATTTACAATATATCCGGCGATCGATATCCGGGGCGGCCAGTGCGTCCGTCTTGTGCAGGGCGATTACGACCGGGAAACTGTGTATAACGCCAATCCGGTGGAGGTGGCCAAATCCTGGGAAGCCCAGGGCGGCGCGTTTATCCATGTGGTCGATTTGGACGGGGCCAAGGCCGGTCATCCCGTCAATGACGAATTGATCGGCGAGATCGCCCGCAGCGTGCAGGTACCCGTGCAGGTAGGCGGCGGGCTGCGCACGCTAGAGGACGTGAAGCGGCTGCTGGCGCTGGGCGTCAGCCGGGTCATTCTCGGCACGGCGGCGATCGAGGACCGGGCCTTTACGGAGGCGGTGCTGGGCACCTACGGGGACAAAGCGGCGATCGGCATCGACGCTCGAAACGGGTTCGTGGCGACGCGCGGCTGGCTGGAAACGTCGGAGGTTCAGGCCGAAGCGCTGGCGAAGGAACTGGCGGGCAAAGGGGCGGAGACGTTTATTTTTACCGATATTTCCCGCGACGGGATGATGCAGGGGCCCAACGTCGAAGCGATTTTATCGCTCGCCAAGGCCTCCGGCAAAACGGTGATCGCCTCCGGCGGCGTTACGGTGCAGGACGATTTGCTCCGTCTGGCCGCACATGCGAACGAGGGCGTAGGCGGCGCGATCGTCGGCAAAGCGCTGTATACCGGCAACTTCGAGCTGGTGCAGGCGATTGCCGCGATTCAAGCTTTGAAGTAG
- the hisJ gene encoding histidinol-phosphatase HisJ: MLIDYHTHHDRCGHAVGKLEEYIRRGIEIGLSQIGVSDHMPLLHVDPADYYPEMAMPLDELPRYVEEALALKEKYRGQIEVKVGLEADYIEGWEERIESIVRGYPWDYVIGSVHFLGEWDVSDFRQVHHWEGQDVFAVYERYYDAVTKAAKTGFYDIMGHLDVIKRFGYKPEPALQEENVRLERQALTAVAEAGVAMELNASGLSKPCAEMFPSERILQMAIGLGIPLTLGSDAHDPNKLGEHLDTARAALYNLGVRELAAFAGRRRTMVPLHP; the protein is encoded by the coding sequence ATGCTGATCGATTACCATACGCATCATGACCGCTGCGGACACGCCGTCGGCAAGCTGGAGGAATACATCCGGCGGGGGATTGAAATCGGCTTATCCCAGATCGGCGTATCGGATCATATGCCGCTGCTGCATGTCGATCCGGCCGATTATTATCCGGAGATGGCTATGCCGCTGGACGAGCTGCCGCGTTACGTGGAGGAGGCCTTGGCGCTGAAGGAGAAATACCGCGGCCAAATCGAGGTAAAGGTCGGGCTGGAGGCCGATTACATCGAAGGCTGGGAAGAACGTATCGAAAGCATCGTTCGCGGTTATCCTTGGGATTATGTGATCGGTTCGGTGCATTTTCTCGGGGAATGGGATGTTTCGGATTTCCGTCAAGTGCACCATTGGGAAGGCCAGGACGTTTTCGCGGTCTATGAACGGTATTACGATGCTGTAACCAAGGCGGCAAAAACGGGCTTTTACGATATTATGGGCCACTTGGACGTCATCAAGCGCTTTGGATATAAACCGGAACCTGCGCTCCAAGAGGAAAACGTACGGCTGGAACGTCAGGCGCTTACTGCCGTGGCGGAAGCCGGGGTGGCCATGGAGCTGAACGCCTCCGGGCTGTCCAAGCCTTGCGCGGAAATGTTCCCGAGCGAGCGGATATTACAAATGGCGATCGGGCTGGGGATTCCGCTGACGTTGGGCTCGGATGCGCATGATCCGAACAAGCTCGGCGAACATCTGGATACGGCGCGGGCGGCTCTGTACAATCTGGGGGTTCGTGAGCTGGCGGCGTTTGCAGGGCGGCGAAGAACGATGGTGCCGCTTCACCCGTAG
- the hisF gene encoding imidazole glycerol phosphate synthase subunit HisF: protein MLAKRIIPCLDVKDGRVVKGVNFVNLRDAGDPVELAALYDREGADELVFLDISASHEGRATMVEVVKQTAGEIAIPFTVGGGISQVDDMKRLLRAGADKIGINTAAVLNPQLISDGARRFGSQCIVVAVDAKFNPDWGEWEVYTHGGRKATGIRALAWVREAEKLGAGEILLTSMDADGTKDGFDLPLTRAVGRAVGIPVIASGGAGDIDDFYEVFTEGQADAALAATIFHYKEIAVPDLKKDLKAKGVEIR from the coding sequence ATGCTCGCAAAGCGAATTATCCCCTGTCTGGACGTCAAGGACGGCCGGGTCGTCAAGGGCGTCAATTTTGTGAACCTCCGCGATGCCGGAGATCCTGTGGAGCTGGCGGCGCTGTATGACCGCGAGGGAGCGGATGAGCTCGTGTTTTTGGACATTTCCGCCTCGCATGAAGGGCGGGCCACTATGGTCGAGGTCGTAAAGCAAACGGCTGGAGAAATCGCCATTCCGTTTACGGTAGGCGGGGGGATTTCCCAGGTGGATGATATGAAGCGCCTGCTGCGGGCCGGGGCCGACAAGATCGGGATCAACACGGCGGCGGTGCTGAACCCGCAGCTGATCTCGGACGGCGCACGCCGTTTTGGCTCGCAGTGCATTGTGGTGGCCGTGGACGCCAAATTCAACCCCGACTGGGGCGAATGGGAAGTGTACACCCATGGCGGCCGCAAGGCGACCGGAATCCGCGCGCTCGCATGGGTGCGGGAAGCCGAGAAGCTTGGCGCGGGAGAAATTTTGCTGACCAGCATGGATGCCGACGGCACCAAGGACGGATTTGATCTGCCGCTGACCCGGGCGGTTGGCAGGGCGGTGGGCATTCCGGTGATCGCTTCGGGCGGGGCCGGGGACATCGACGATTTTTACGAGGTGTTCACCGAGGGGCAGGCGGACGCGGCGCTAGCGGCGACGATTTTTCACTATAAAGAAATTGCGGTTCCGGATCTGAAAAAAGATCTGAAAGCCAAAGGGGTGGAGATACGATGA
- a CDS encoding iron chaperone, which produces MEESKRTFATIDEYIAQFPADVCGKLQQIRSTIQAAAPDAIEKISYQMPTFALAGKNLVHFAAFKNHIGFYPTPSGIEEFQAELAGYKNAKGSVQFPLDEPLPLELIGRIVRFRAAENREQAAAKQKKR; this is translated from the coding sequence ATGGAAGAAAGCAAGCGGACATTTGCCACAATCGATGAATATATCGCCCAGTTTCCGGCGGACGTTTGCGGCAAGCTGCAGCAAATTCGCAGCACGATCCAGGCAGCCGCGCCGGATGCTATCGAGAAAATCAGCTACCAAATGCCCACCTTTGCGCTGGCCGGCAAAAACCTCGTGCATTTTGCCGCTTTCAAAAACCATATCGGTTTTTACCCCACCCCCAGCGGGATTGAGGAATTTCAAGCCGAGCTGGCCGGGTATAAAAATGCCAAAGGGTCTGTGCAATTCCCCTTGGACGAACCACTGCCGCTGGAACTCATCGGCCGGATCGTCCGATTCCGGGCCGCCGAAAACCGCGAACAGGCCGCAGCCAAGCAGAAGAAGCGATAG
- the hisG gene encoding ATP phosphoribosyltransferase, whose amino-acid sequence MPKGRIYKKAAALFREAGIDIPHDVDETRKLVIPLPEIGMEFILAKPVDVPTYVEYGVADIGIVGKDVLMEENRDVYELLDLGIARCRMSVIALPDWKPGIQQRVATKYPNVASQFFREQGQQVEVIKLNGSIELAPLIGLADRIVDMVETGQTLKENGLVELERIFDITSRLIANRVSYRMKNAEIQAVCDALAQVIVRDQVKA is encoded by the coding sequence ATGCCCAAAGGGCGCATTTATAAAAAAGCGGCGGCCCTGTTCCGCGAAGCGGGGATCGATATCCCGCACGACGTCGACGAGACCCGCAAGCTGGTCATTCCGCTGCCGGAGATCGGCATGGAATTTATTTTGGCGAAGCCGGTGGACGTTCCGACATATGTGGAGTACGGGGTGGCCGATATCGGCATCGTCGGCAAAGACGTGCTGATGGAGGAGAACCGGGATGTGTACGAACTGCTTGACCTCGGGATCGCCCGCTGCCGGATGTCGGTGATCGCGCTGCCCGACTGGAAGCCCGGCATTCAGCAAAGAGTGGCGACGAAGTATCCGAACGTGGCGTCGCAGTTTTTCCGGGAGCAGGGACAGCAGGTGGAGGTTATTAAACTGAACGGCTCGATCGAGCTGGCGCCGCTGATCGGCCTCGCCGACCGCATCGTCGATATGGTGGAAACGGGGCAAACGTTAAAGGAAAACGGGCTGGTCGAGCTTGAACGGATCTTTGACATCACCAGCCGCCTGATCGCCAACCGGGTAAGCTACCGGATGAAAAACGCGGAAATTCAGGCGGTGTGCGACGCGCTGGCCCAAGTGATCGTACGGGATCAGGTAAAGGCGTAA
- a CDS encoding ribose-phosphate diphosphokinase, protein MEGKMRIFSGSSNPKLVADICGRLGVEPGKIKLSRFKSGEIYVHYEESIRNSDVFLVQALSHPTNELFVELLVMIDAAKRASARTVNVILPYYGYARQERKSAPREPISAKLVADVLTTAGASRVVTIDLHAPAIQGFFNIPVDHLTALDLMTEYLKSRNIPRPVIVSPDAGRASMAEKLANGLDSPFAIMIKKRPAHNQSVITHVIGDVAGHTPIIIEDLIDTGSTIVNVVEGLKERGAEDAYVCATHGLFSGEALQKLQHENIREVVVTDSIAQPEHLPHFKVLSVAPMLAKAIHFILEGGSIAALFKDRGI, encoded by the coding sequence ATGGAAGGCAAAATGCGAATTTTCTCCGGTTCGTCCAATCCGAAGCTGGTGGCGGACATTTGCGGGCGGCTCGGCGTGGAGCCTGGGAAAATCAAGCTTTCGCGGTTCAAAAGCGGGGAAATCTACGTCCATTATGAGGAGAGCATCCGCAATTCCGACGTGTTTCTGGTTCAGGCGCTGTCCCACCCGACCAACGAGCTGTTCGTGGAGTTGCTGGTGATGATCGACGCGGCCAAGCGGGCTTCCGCCCGGACGGTTAATGTGATCCTGCCATATTACGGCTACGCCCGCCAGGAGCGCAAGTCGGCGCCCCGGGAGCCGATCTCGGCCAAGCTGGTAGCCGATGTGCTGACGACGGCGGGGGCCAGCCGGGTGGTCACGATCGACCTGCACGCCCCGGCGATCCAGGGCTTTTTCAACATCCCGGTCGATCATCTCACTGCGCTTGATTTGATGACCGAATATTTGAAATCCCGGAATATCCCGCGTCCGGTAATCGTATCGCCCGATGCCGGCCGGGCTTCGATGGCCGAAAAGCTGGCGAATGGGCTTGATTCTCCGTTTGCGATCATGATCAAAAAGCGTCCGGCCCACAACCAGTCGGTGATCACGCACGTGATTGGCGATGTGGCGGGACATACCCCGATCATTATCGAAGATTTGATCGACACCGGGTCGACCATCGTCAACGTCGTGGAAGGGCTGAAGGAGAGGGGGGCGGAGGATGCATACGTGTGCGCCACGCACGGATTGTTTTCCGGCGAGGCGCTGCAAAAGCTGCAGCACGAAAACATCCGCGAGGTCGTGGTGACCGACTCGATCGCGCAGCCGGAGCATCTCCCCCACTTTAAGGTGCTCTCCGTTGCCCCGATGCTGGCGAAGGCCATCCATTTTATTCTGGAGGGCGGGTCTATCGCCGCTTTGTTTAAAGATCGCGGGATTTGA
- the hisD gene encoding histidinol dehydrogenase, which produces MKIVSAQEFDLRREVEYGSPEQNEAVRAIVKAVKEQGDAALLAYTEKFDGMKLEAASLRVTQEELKAAYDAVEPSFVQAIAAAADNIRRFHVRQKRNSWMDLQPDGSLLGQIIRPLKRVGVYVPGGKAAYPSSVLMNVIPAQVAGVPEIVMVTPPATGGKAGIDPYILVAAAEAGVHEIYRAGGAQAIAALAYGTDTIAPVDKICGPGNIYVALAKREVYGAVDIDSIAGPSEIAVLADDSADPAYVAADLLSQAEHDEMASAILVTPSEAFAQACLAEIQRQLAELPRREIASAAVERYGAIILVDSIEDGIRAINRLAPEHFELIVENPMNYLGLIENAGAIFLGPYSSEPVGDYYAGPNHIIPTNGTARFSSPVDVDDFIKKSSLIYYSKEALLWNGATIMELARREGLEGHARAIEIRLNKEGKAGNQDGGKQ; this is translated from the coding sequence ATGAAAATAGTGTCGGCGCAGGAGTTTGATTTGCGGCGGGAGGTCGAATACGGATCGCCGGAGCAAAACGAAGCGGTGCGCGCGATCGTCAAAGCGGTCAAAGAGCAGGGCGACGCGGCTTTGCTGGCGTATACGGAAAAGTTCGACGGTATGAAGCTTGAGGCCGCTTCGCTGAGGGTGACCCAGGAGGAGCTGAAGGCGGCGTACGACGCCGTGGAACCGTCGTTCGTTCAGGCAATCGCGGCGGCGGCGGACAACATCCGCCGTTTTCACGTCAGGCAGAAGCGCAATTCGTGGATGGACCTGCAGCCCGACGGAAGCTTGCTGGGCCAGATTATCCGGCCCTTGAAGCGGGTCGGCGTGTACGTTCCCGGCGGGAAAGCTGCGTATCCTTCCTCCGTGCTGATGAACGTCATCCCGGCGCAGGTGGCCGGCGTGCCGGAGATCGTGATGGTGACGCCACCGGCGACGGGCGGCAAAGCGGGCATCGACCCGTACATCCTCGTCGCCGCCGCCGAGGCCGGCGTGCACGAAATTTACCGGGCCGGGGGGGCGCAAGCGATCGCCGCGCTCGCTTACGGCACGGACACGATCGCGCCCGTCGATAAAATCTGCGGGCCGGGCAACATCTACGTCGCGCTGGCCAAACGCGAAGTGTACGGGGCCGTCGATATCGACAGCATCGCCGGCCCGAGCGAAATCGCCGTGCTGGCCGACGACAGCGCCGATCCCGCCTATGTGGCGGCGGATCTGTTGTCCCAGGCCGAACACGATGAAATGGCGTCGGCGATCCTGGTGACGCCGTCGGAGGCGTTTGCGCAGGCGTGCCTAGCGGAGATTCAGCGGCAACTGGCGGAATTGCCGCGGCGGGAGATCGCCAGTGCAGCGGTTGAACGGTATGGGGCGATCATCCTCGTCGATTCGATCGAAGATGGCATTCGTGCGATCAACCGGCTGGCGCCGGAGCATTTTGAGCTGATCGTGGAGAATCCGATGAATTACCTCGGTTTGATCGAAAACGCCGGGGCGATTTTTCTCGGTCCGTACAGCTCGGAGCCGGTCGGTGATTATTACGCCGGTCCGAACCATATCATTCCGACGAACGGGACGGCAAGGTTCTCCTCGCCGGTCGATGTGGACGATTTTATTAAGAAATCGAGTTTGATTTATTACAGCAAAGAAGCGCTCCTTTGGAACGGGGCGACGATTATGGAGCTGGCGCGCCGGGAAGGGCTGGAGGGCCACGCCCGGGCGATTGAAATCCGGCTGAATAAGGAAGGAAAGGCGGGAAACCAAGATGGCGGCAAACAATGA
- a CDS encoding tetratricopeptide repeat protein, whose amino-acid sequence MRSRIRAFVVAAVLAGGGILGGCLDQDSPSALNGLEKQISDNNQKGYQKIEEGAYEDALPFLNKAIEYVYKLDPELKDLKREVERSELIDSPFNNISWAYNELGDYAKGLDYIEKSLLILPNTDVEYVNKGNALNGLRRNEEALASYKQAVALNSRSESAIYGMGLVSYEEGDYEEALAQFKKYLELVPSDTDAAEMVIDSLLALDRDEKAVKFADSFFKKYEDSYEGYMIKGYLLEETAEFEETERFYKQAGEKFPDLPEAQLKLGELYYDNGDYDTAADHFNRLLNKFPDEPEVYTWLIWTSSAQGDLDQAEAVYAKSPDAAEIHNAMGNAYLDQGLYLESLPYFERAIKLDPADETGYIYKLKALDWGKRYYRCVEFGQKLADLAFSHPDIPWYIGQCQLELENYEEAIPYFEQAVHLNPEDYESLAQIAYAYLLLEDDAKAKEYSNRALKIYDEDSTALYVQSSLEEKQEPLGGRVRQFFLDNYLYRKSGDQLEQALEKLKQPGLSVEQIGRTINNAKLADDRFTFAIYGDAYDQMTAARDDNITYKEKGNTYYFAFDSFTETTDDQFIQLLDRIPNPEDKTLVLDLRGNGGGLSYSANAMLDVLLPDLVTSTIIYQDGYTSSYYSDASHTGFKKIYIFVDENTASAAELLTLGLKTYLNNVTVVGRDTFGKGVGQVVFEDKRNRIIVYVVNHYWNVKQNNIMNAHIKPDIYVKGNKLDDFMRAVK is encoded by the coding sequence TTGCGAAGCAGAATCAGAGCTTTTGTAGTGGCTGCCGTATTGGCGGGCGGCGGCATTCTGGGGGGATGCCTGGATCAGGACAGCCCGTCCGCGCTTAACGGTTTGGAGAAGCAGATTTCCGACAATAACCAAAAGGGCTACCAGAAGATCGAAGAGGGCGCGTACGAAGACGCCTTGCCGTTTTTGAACAAAGCCATAGAATACGTCTATAAACTCGATCCGGAGCTTAAAGATCTGAAGCGGGAGGTCGAGCGTTCGGAGTTGATCGACTCTCCTTTTAACAATATAAGCTGGGCTTACAACGAATTGGGCGATTATGCCAAAGGGCTTGATTATATCGAGAAATCCTTGTTGATTCTCCCCAATACCGATGTGGAGTACGTCAACAAAGGGAACGCGCTGAACGGTCTGCGCCGGAACGAGGAGGCGCTGGCCAGCTATAAGCAGGCCGTTGCGCTGAACAGCCGGAGCGAAAGCGCCATTTACGGCATGGGTTTGGTTTCCTACGAGGAAGGCGACTACGAGGAAGCGCTGGCGCAATTCAAAAAGTATCTGGAGCTCGTGCCGTCCGATACCGACGCGGCGGAAATGGTTATCGACTCCCTTCTGGCGCTGGACCGGGATGAAAAAGCGGTGAAGTTTGCCGATTCCTTTTTCAAGAAGTATGAGGATAGCTACGAAGGGTACATGATCAAAGGATATTTGCTGGAAGAAACCGCGGAGTTCGAAGAAACCGAGCGGTTCTACAAACAGGCCGGGGAGAAATTCCCCGATCTTCCGGAAGCTCAGCTGAAGCTGGGCGAACTGTACTACGATAACGGCGATTACGATACGGCGGCGGACCATTTTAACCGGCTGCTCAATAAGTTCCCGGACGAACCGGAAGTATACACATGGCTGATTTGGACTTCCAGCGCCCAGGGGGATCTGGACCAGGCCGAGGCGGTGTACGCGAAGAGCCCGGACGCGGCGGAAATTCATAATGCCATGGGCAACGCCTATCTGGATCAAGGATTATACCTCGAATCGCTCCCGTATTTCGAACGGGCGATCAAGCTGGATCCGGCCGACGAAACCGGCTATATTTACAAGCTCAAAGCGCTGGATTGGGGAAAAAGATACTACCGGTGCGTCGAGTTCGGCCAAAAGCTTGCCGATCTGGCGTTCAGCCACCCTGATATTCCTTGGTACATCGGACAATGCCAGCTTGAGCTGGAAAATTATGAGGAGGCCATCCCCTATTTCGAACAAGCGGTACACCTCAACCCCGAAGATTATGAATCGTTGGCGCAGATCGCCTACGCTTATTTGCTGCTTGAGGACGATGCGAAGGCCAAGGAGTATAGCAACCGGGCGCTGAAAATCTACGACGAAGACTCGACGGCCCTTTATGTGCAAAGCTCGCTCGAAGAGAAGCAGGAACCGCTAGGCGGACGGGTCCGCCAATTTTTCCTGGACAATTACCTGTACCGGAAGAGCGGCGATCAATTGGAGCAGGCCTTGGAGAAGCTGAAACAACCCGGCCTGTCCGTTGAACAGATCGGACGGACGATTAACAACGCCAAGCTGGCGGACGACAGGTTCACCTTTGCGATCTATGGAGACGCGTACGACCAAATGACGGCGGCTCGGGACGACAATATCACTTATAAAGAAAAGGGAAATACGTACTACTTTGCCTTCGATAGCTTTACGGAGACGACCGATGATCAATTCATTCAGCTCCTGGACCGGATTCCGAATCCTGAAGACAAAACGTTGGTCCTCGATTTGCGCGGCAACGGCGGCGGCCTGTCCTATAGCGCCAATGCCATGCTGGACGTGCTGCTGCCCGACCTGGTGACCAGCACGATCATTTACCAGGACGGCTACACCAGCAGCTATTATTCCGACGCGTCCCATACCGGATTCAAGAAGATCTATATTTTCGTCGACGAAAATACGGCCAGCGCCGCCGAGCTTTTGACCCTGGGGCTCAAAACGTACCTGAACAACGTCACGGTCGTCGGCCGCGACACCTTCGGCAAAGGCGTGGGCCAGGTAGTTTTTGAAGACAAGCGAAACCGCATCATAGTCTATGTCGTAAACCACTATTGGAACGTCAAGCAGAACAATATCATGAACGCGCACATTAAGCCGGACATTTACGTAAAGGGCAACAAACTGGACGATTTTATGCGGGCGGTGAAGTAA
- the hisB gene encoding imidazoleglycerol-phosphate dehydratase HisB has protein sequence MAANNEAGTVRKSGVSRKTNETDIQLEFALDGSGQTRLETDVAFLNHMLDLFTKHGQFDLSVRANGDIEIDDHHTVEDIGICLGQVIREALGDKKGIKRYASVFIPMDEALAQVVIDVSNRPHFEYRAEYPSDRVGSFEVQLVHEFLWKLALEARITLHVIVHYGQNTHHMIEAVFKALGRALDEATAIDPRVSGVPSTKGVL, from the coding sequence ATGGCGGCAAACAATGAGGCAGGAACGGTACGGAAATCCGGCGTGAGCCGGAAAACGAATGAAACGGACATTCAGTTGGAATTTGCCCTGGACGGCAGCGGCCAGACCCGTTTGGAGACGGATGTGGCGTTTCTGAACCATATGCTGGATTTGTTCACGAAGCATGGCCAATTCGATCTGTCGGTACGGGCTAACGGCGACATTGAAATCGACGACCATCACACGGTCGAGGATATCGGCATTTGCTTGGGACAGGTGATCCGGGAAGCGCTGGGCGACAAAAAAGGAATCAAACGCTATGCCAGCGTTTTTATTCCGATGGACGAAGCGCTTGCCCAGGTCGTGATCGATGTCAGCAACCGTCCGCATTTTGAGTACCGGGCGGAGTATCCGTCGGACCGGGTCGGCAGCTTTGAGGTGCAGCTTGTTCACGAGTTTCTGTGGAAGCTGGCGCTGGAAGCGCGGATTACGCTGCACGTGATTGTCCACTATGGGCAAAATACGCATCATATGATCGAAGCGGTGTTTAAGGCGCTCGGGCGGGCACTTGACGAGGCTACGGCCATCGATCCGCGCGTCAGCGGCGTGCCGTCGACGAAGGGAGTGCTGTAG